Proteins found in one Epinephelus fuscoguttatus linkage group LG4, E.fuscoguttatus.final_Chr_v1 genomic segment:
- the LOC125886966 gene encoding troponin I, fast skeletal muscle-like: MSEKKMSSSRKHHLKSLMLSIAKGLLEEEEKEREVERARYMAENCPPVRMPRTMQELQELCREIHHKIDKIDEERYDLDMKVTKTNKEIDDLKIKVQDLMGKFKKPVLRKVRMSADAMLKALLGSKHTVNLDLRANLKQVKKEVKEEEKELRDVGDWRKNIEDKAGMDGRKKMFEAEA, from the exons ATGTCAGA GAAAAAGATGTCGTCGAGTCGCAAGCATCATCTGAAG AGTTTGATGCTGTCCATCGCCAAAGGTttactggaggaggaggagaaggagcgaGAGGTGGAGAGGGCGAGGTACATGGCTGAGAACTGTCCTCCTGTGAGGATGCCCAGGACCATGCAGGAGCTGCAG GAGCTGTGCAGAGAGATTCACCACAAGATCGACAAGATCGACGAGGAACGATACGACTTGGATATGAAAGTCACTAAAACCAACAAGGAg ATTGACGACTTGAAGATCAAAGTTCAGGACCTGATGGGCAAATTCAAGAAGCCTGTCCTGAGGAAAGTTCGTATGTCTGCTGATGCCATGCTGAAGGCTCTGCTGGGCTCCAAACACACAGTCAACCTGGACCTGAGGGCCAACCTGAAGCAGGTCAAGAAGGAGGTCaaagaggag GAGAAGGAGCTGCGAGATGTCGGCGACTGGCGTAAAAACATTGAAGACAAAGCCGGCATGGACGGGAGGAAGAAGATGTTTGAGGCTGAGGCATAA